Proteins from a genomic interval of Kribbella aluminosa:
- a CDS encoding SDR family oxidoreductase, which produces MSLDGRTAIVTGASRGIGLAVAQRLVADGARVVITGRTQETLDEAVTTLGGREHVLGIAGNAADPSHRGAAVAAAVATYGSVDLLVNNTGINPIYGKLLDVDPAVAAKMVDTNVLAAIAWVKACRDAWMGSHGGAVVNLSSVAGLAPSPGIGWYGATKAMLSRVTQELAVELAPEIRVNAVAPAVVKTKFAGALYEGREDKVAATYPLGRLGRPEDVASLVWFLLSDEASWITGQTITIDGGLTLNGGIV; this is translated from the coding sequence ATGAGCTTGGACGGCCGGACGGCGATCGTCACCGGAGCCTCGCGCGGGATCGGGCTGGCGGTTGCCCAGCGTCTGGTCGCCGACGGTGCGCGGGTTGTTATCACCGGGCGGACCCAGGAGACGCTCGACGAGGCTGTGACGACCCTGGGCGGCCGGGAGCACGTGCTTGGGATCGCGGGCAACGCTGCAGACCCCTCGCATCGCGGTGCGGCGGTCGCGGCTGCGGTGGCGACGTACGGCTCGGTTGATCTGCTGGTGAACAACACCGGCATCAACCCGATCTACGGCAAGCTGCTGGACGTGGACCCGGCGGTGGCGGCCAAGATGGTCGACACCAACGTGCTGGCTGCGATCGCCTGGGTGAAGGCGTGCCGGGACGCGTGGATGGGTTCACACGGCGGGGCCGTGGTGAACCTGTCCTCGGTGGCTGGACTGGCGCCGTCGCCCGGGATCGGGTGGTACGGCGCTACCAAGGCGATGCTGTCGCGGGTCACACAGGAGCTGGCGGTGGAGCTGGCTCCGGAGATCCGGGTGAACGCAGTGGCTCCGGCGGTAGTCAAGACGAAGTTCGCCGGAGCGCTCTACGAAGGGCGTGAGGACAAGGTCGCGGCGACGTACCCGCTGGGTCGTCTTGGCCGGCCGGAGGACGTTGCGTCACTGGTCTGGTTCCTCCTGTCCGACGAGGCGTCCTGGATCACCGGCCAGACCATCACGATCGACGGCGGCCTCACCCTCAACGGCGGGATCGTCTAG
- a CDS encoding MaoC family dehydratase, producing MPQTFNGVDEVVHAVGTTLGESDWLEITQEQVNQFADATGDHQWIHVDVERAAKGPYGGTIAHGYLTLSLIARFGDELFKVDGVTAKLNYGVNKVRFPAPVPVGSRVRAGASISNAVQTPAGVQVSLNWVIELENSTKPACVAETVVLLVP from the coding sequence ATGCCGCAGACCTTCAACGGCGTCGACGAGGTGGTGCATGCGGTCGGCACCACGCTCGGCGAGAGCGATTGGCTGGAGATCACCCAGGAGCAGGTGAACCAGTTCGCGGACGCGACCGGTGACCACCAGTGGATCCATGTCGACGTCGAGCGGGCCGCCAAGGGCCCGTACGGCGGGACGATCGCGCACGGCTACCTCACGCTGAGCCTGATCGCCCGCTTCGGCGACGAGCTGTTCAAGGTCGACGGCGTGACGGCGAAGCTCAACTACGGCGTGAACAAGGTGCGCTTCCCGGCGCCGGTCCCGGTCGGCAGCCGGGTCCGCGCCGGCGCCTCGATCTCGAACGCGGTGCAGACCCCGGCCGGCGTCCAGGTGTCGCTCAACTGGGTCATCGAGCTGGAGAACTCCACGAAGCCCGCCTGCGTCGCGGAAACCGTCGTACTCCTCGTCCCCTGA
- a CDS encoding FAD-dependent oxidoreductase, whose amino-acid sequence MKVLVIGGGTGGLALAHGLLRAGIEVAVFERDALRTDGLHGYRVGIDPDGSRALHSLLPPELYDTFVATKARDPKYFNMLTEDLKEVLSMEVPPSTEPVESEKSISRMTLRQVLLTGLEDVVEFGKEFTRFEQYDDHVTAYFADGTEATGDLLVAADGSGSRVRRQYLPQAKTEETGIVALAGKLPITDESAKLVSPKVFEGISMINAPRGLFCIIHVMEFQWDRDGHVKHGIGGNTEELIRRWPGLQFDNTRDYINWGLSATRDKLPANIMELTGDELIKVALDLTPDWHPNLRRLFELTDRSTCFPVNIWTSVPVEPWESTNVTLIGDAIHTMTPGRGVGANTALRDAVNLCRALIDVRDGRRELVAAVREYETKMIEYGFDAVIKSRAQMTADDPVHKPVIGRLALAGMRTALRTVNHVPPLKRRMRDSMLAYRGADRDETALEISPAPAGR is encoded by the coding sequence ATGAAGGTATTGGTCATCGGTGGCGGGACCGGCGGACTCGCGCTGGCGCACGGTCTACTGCGGGCGGGGATCGAGGTGGCGGTGTTCGAGCGCGACGCGCTGCGCACCGACGGCCTGCACGGCTACCGGGTCGGGATCGACCCGGACGGCAGCCGCGCACTCCATTCGCTGCTGCCGCCGGAGCTGTACGACACGTTCGTCGCGACGAAGGCGCGCGACCCGAAGTACTTCAACATGCTCACCGAGGACCTCAAGGAGGTCCTGTCGATGGAGGTTCCGCCGTCGACGGAACCGGTCGAGAGCGAGAAGTCGATCAGCCGGATGACGCTCCGCCAGGTGCTGCTGACAGGCCTCGAGGACGTGGTCGAGTTCGGCAAGGAGTTCACCCGCTTCGAGCAGTACGACGACCACGTGACGGCGTACTTCGCCGACGGGACCGAGGCGACCGGGGACCTGCTGGTTGCCGCCGACGGCTCGGGATCGCGGGTACGCCGGCAGTACCTGCCGCAGGCGAAGACCGAGGAGACCGGGATCGTGGCGCTCGCGGGGAAGCTGCCGATCACCGACGAGAGCGCGAAGCTGGTGTCGCCGAAGGTGTTCGAGGGCATCTCGATGATCAACGCACCGCGCGGGCTGTTCTGCATCATCCACGTGATGGAGTTCCAGTGGGACCGCGACGGTCACGTGAAGCACGGGATCGGCGGCAACACCGAGGAGCTGATCCGGCGCTGGCCGGGGCTGCAGTTCGACAACACCCGCGACTACATCAACTGGGGGCTGTCGGCGACCCGGGACAAGCTGCCCGCGAACATCATGGAGCTGACCGGTGACGAGCTGATCAAGGTCGCGCTCGACCTGACGCCCGACTGGCACCCGAACCTGCGCCGGCTGTTCGAGCTCACCGATCGGAGCACGTGCTTCCCGGTGAACATCTGGACGTCGGTCCCGGTGGAGCCCTGGGAGAGTACGAACGTCACGCTGATCGGCGACGCGATCCACACGATGACGCCGGGCCGTGGCGTCGGCGCCAACACCGCGCTCCGGGACGCCGTGAACCTCTGCCGCGCGCTGATCGACGTGCGCGACGGCCGCCGCGAACTGGTCGCGGCTGTGCGTGAGTACGAGACGAAGATGATCGAGTACGGCTTCGACGCCGTGATCAAGTCGCGCGCCCAGATGACCGCCGACGACCCGGTCCACAAGCCGGTGATCGGCCGGCTGGCGCTGGCCGGCATGCGTACGGCGCTGCGCACGGTGAATCACGTACCGCCGTTGAAGCGGCGGATGCGTGACTCGATGCTGGCCTACCGGGGCGCCGACCGGGACGAGACGGCGCTGGAGATCAGCCCGGCCCCGGCCGGCCGCTGA
- a CDS encoding YceI family protein — protein sequence MSDTTTGTLTSTIPGLAAGTYALDAAHTEIGFTVRHLMTKVRGTFEDFSGEIVVKDTIEESVVNVSVELASVHTRNAQRDGHLRSGDFFDAEKSPKMTFVSTAIKAEGDDYVLAGDLTIKDVTKPIELAVEFLGVDQNAYGQTIIGFEGSASISRKEWGIDFNVPLEGGKLLIGDKVDIHLDIQAALQA from the coding sequence ATGAGCGACACCACCACCGGCACCCTGACCAGCACGATCCCCGGCCTCGCTGCCGGCACCTATGCCCTCGATGCCGCGCACACCGAGATCGGCTTCACCGTCCGGCACCTGATGACCAAGGTCCGCGGCACCTTCGAGGACTTCAGCGGCGAGATCGTCGTCAAGGACACCATCGAGGAGTCCGTGGTGAACGTCTCCGTCGAGCTGGCCTCCGTCCACACCCGCAACGCGCAGCGCGACGGTCACCTCCGCTCCGGCGACTTCTTCGACGCCGAGAAGAGCCCGAAGATGACCTTCGTCAGCACCGCCATCAAGGCTGAGGGCGACGACTACGTGCTGGCCGGCGACCTGACTATCAAGGACGTCACCAAGCCGATCGAGCTCGCGGTCGAGTTCCTCGGTGTCGACCAGAACGCGTACGGCCAGACCATCATCGGTTTCGAGGGCTCCGCCTCGATCAGCCGCAAGGAGTGGGGCATCGACTTCAACGTCCCGCTGGAGGGCGGCAAGCTGCTGATCGGTGACAAGGTGGACATCCACCTCGACATCCAGGCTGCCCTGCAGGCCTGA
- a CDS encoding TetR/AcrR family transcriptional regulator, translating to MSAVTDPLVWEHVQPAAARRLLTGAVDAFAERGFQATTTRDIASRAGMSPAALYVHYPSKERLLFEISLYGHKAALDVLRSADTGPTPADRLRSLVAAFTAWHAEHHTIARVVQYELAALSPEHLAEVATIRRAISTQIEQVLTDGVAHGSFAVADLPGTTLAVLSLSIDVARWYTPHRGNPAALGKLYADLAHRMVQA from the coding sequence GTGTCCGCAGTCACCGACCCCCTGGTCTGGGAGCACGTCCAGCCGGCCGCCGCACGCCGGCTGCTGACCGGCGCCGTCGACGCGTTCGCCGAGCGCGGCTTCCAGGCGACGACGACCCGCGACATCGCGTCCCGCGCCGGGATGAGCCCCGCCGCGCTGTACGTGCACTACCCGTCCAAGGAGCGCCTGCTCTTCGAGATCAGCCTGTACGGCCACAAGGCTGCCTTGGACGTACTGCGTTCAGCGGACACCGGGCCAACCCCCGCGGACCGGCTGCGCTCCCTCGTCGCCGCCTTCACCGCCTGGCACGCGGAACACCACACCATCGCCCGCGTGGTGCAGTACGAGCTGGCCGCGCTCTCCCCCGAGCACCTGGCCGAGGTCGCGACGATCCGCCGCGCCATCTCCACGCAGATCGAGCAGGTCCTCACCGACGGGGTCGCCCACGGTTCCTTCGCCGTGGCCGACCTACCCGGCACGACCCTCGCCGTACTCTCCCTTTCCATCGACGTGGCCCGCTGGTACACGCCTCATCGGGGCAACCCTGCCGCGCTGGGCAAGCTGTACGCGGACCTCGCGCACCGGATGGTCCAGGCATGA
- a CDS encoding acyl-CoA dehydrogenase family protein, protein MDRVIFNEDHHAFRASAKEYCDRSLVPRMEQFLDERTVDRAVWLEAGKQGFLGLDVPEEYGGSSVGDYRFNAVFAEEVSKVSASLSSCFGIHYDCAAPYFVDLGTEEQKQRWLPKFCSGEYVAAIGMTEPSGGSDLAALKTSAKKTDGGWVLNGSKTFITNGDMADLVIVAARTDPSKGAKGITLFVVEEGMGGFARGRKLDKVGQTESGTSELFFEDVFVADDNVLGEVDRGFIHMMERLAQERIGAAVSNIAHATQILAETIDYVKQRKAFGQPVGSFQYNKFLIAELVTKAEVTQAYVDNAIVAHDEDRLSAVDAAKTKWWSAHVQNEILDACVQLHGGYGYMNEYRVARAWRDARVTKIWAGSNEIMKELIGRDLGL, encoded by the coding sequence ATGGACCGCGTCATCTTCAACGAGGACCATCACGCATTCCGGGCCAGTGCGAAGGAGTACTGCGACCGTTCGCTGGTGCCGCGGATGGAGCAGTTCCTCGACGAGAGGACGGTCGACCGCGCCGTCTGGCTGGAGGCCGGCAAACAGGGCTTCCTCGGGCTGGACGTGCCGGAGGAGTACGGCGGATCGAGCGTCGGCGACTACCGGTTCAACGCGGTGTTCGCGGAGGAGGTGTCGAAGGTCTCCGCGTCGCTGTCGAGCTGTTTCGGCATCCACTACGACTGCGCCGCGCCGTACTTCGTGGACCTCGGCACCGAGGAGCAGAAGCAGCGCTGGCTGCCCAAGTTCTGCTCCGGTGAGTACGTCGCCGCGATCGGGATGACCGAGCCGTCCGGTGGGTCGGACCTGGCCGCGCTGAAGACGTCCGCCAAGAAGACCGACGGCGGCTGGGTGCTGAACGGGTCGAAGACCTTCATCACCAACGGCGACATGGCCGACCTGGTGATCGTCGCCGCGCGCACCGATCCGTCCAAGGGCGCGAAGGGCATCACGCTGTTCGTGGTCGAGGAGGGGATGGGCGGGTTCGCCCGCGGTCGCAAGCTGGACAAGGTCGGCCAGACCGAGTCCGGTACGTCGGAGCTGTTCTTCGAGGACGTCTTCGTTGCCGACGACAACGTCCTCGGCGAGGTGGACCGCGGCTTCATCCACATGATGGAGCGGCTCGCGCAGGAGCGGATCGGCGCCGCGGTGTCGAACATCGCGCACGCCACCCAGATCCTCGCCGAGACGATCGACTACGTGAAGCAGCGCAAGGCGTTCGGCCAGCCGGTCGGCTCGTTCCAGTACAACAAGTTCCTGATCGCCGAGCTGGTCACCAAGGCCGAGGTGACCCAGGCGTACGTCGACAACGCGATCGTCGCGCACGACGAGGACCGGCTGTCCGCGGTGGACGCCGCGAAGACGAAGTGGTGGAGCGCCCACGTGCAGAACGAGATCCTGGACGCGTGCGTCCAGCTGCACGGCGGCTACGGCTACATGAACGAGTACCGGGTGGCCCGCGCCTGGCGCGACGCCCGGGTGACCAAGATCTGGGCCGGTTCGAACGAGATCATGAAAGAGCTTATCGGCCGCGACCTCGGCCTCTAG
- a CDS encoding helix-turn-helix transcriptional regulator translates to MRADRLLQIILLLQRHERLSARELAERLEVSSRTVMRDMEALSAAGVPVYSERGRNGGCVLLPGYRADVSELTPREAQALFAWSGRAALSDELGLQDALHSAMGKLSATLPVELQDDADALSGAIVVDRRRWFSDAEDTGALPVLRQAVVKRRRVRLRYASASEGVQRRTVDPWGLVEQAGRWYLVAAHRGVARMYRVSRIEQADLLDEAAARPDQLDVRAEWERLRSGLERQVPVGVDVLVRVRPDKVELIRRISAPMLAKGEVPRAVPSDDEWPHLQLHFRVREAACGVLLGFAGDLEVLAPEDLRGRMLELARAAVATYG, encoded by the coding sequence ATGCGGGCAGACCGGTTGTTGCAGATCATCTTGTTGTTGCAGCGGCATGAGCGGTTGAGCGCGCGGGAGCTGGCGGAGCGGCTGGAAGTGTCGTCGCGGACGGTGATGCGGGACATGGAGGCGTTGTCCGCAGCCGGCGTGCCGGTGTACTCCGAGCGCGGCCGCAACGGGGGCTGCGTGTTGCTGCCGGGGTACCGGGCCGATGTCAGCGAGCTCACGCCTCGGGAGGCGCAGGCCTTGTTCGCATGGTCGGGGCGGGCTGCGCTGTCGGACGAGCTCGGGCTGCAGGACGCGCTGCACTCCGCGATGGGCAAGCTGTCCGCGACGCTGCCGGTGGAGCTTCAGGACGACGCGGACGCGCTGTCCGGGGCGATCGTGGTCGACCGGCGCCGGTGGTTCTCGGACGCCGAGGACACCGGTGCCTTGCCAGTACTGCGGCAAGCGGTCGTGAAGCGTCGCCGGGTGCGGCTGCGGTACGCGTCGGCCAGTGAGGGCGTGCAGCGCCGGACTGTTGACCCGTGGGGCTTGGTGGAGCAGGCCGGCCGCTGGTACCTCGTGGCGGCGCATCGTGGGGTCGCTCGGATGTACCGGGTGTCACGGATCGAGCAGGCCGACCTCCTGGACGAGGCGGCGGCGCGGCCCGACCAGTTGGACGTGCGTGCGGAGTGGGAGCGCCTGCGGTCCGGGCTTGAGCGACAGGTCCCGGTGGGCGTCGACGTACTGGTCCGGGTCCGGCCGGACAAGGTCGAGCTGATCCGGCGGATCAGTGCGCCGATGCTGGCCAAAGGGGAGGTGCCGCGCGCTGTGCCGTCGGACGACGAGTGGCCGCACCTGCAGTTGCACTTCCGCGTCAGGGAGGCGGCGTGCGGCGTACTGCTCGGGTTCGCGGGCGATCTGGAGGTGCTGGCGCCGGAGGATCTGCGGGGCCGGATGCTGGAGTTGGCCAGGGCCGCGGTGGCGACGTACGGCTGA
- a CDS encoding MarR family winged helix-turn-helix transcriptional regulator translates to MDRGTRWLDAEQQLAWRAYLLGTARLMAKLDDDLRQFGVGINDYEILVRLSEAPDRRLRMADLADRLHQSRSRLTHTVGRLEAAELVRRTSCTSDKRGVWAELTDAGFALLEQAAPYHVDGVRENLVDLATPDDFAAVGRVFDAVSEHIGQR, encoded by the coding sequence ATGGACAGGGGGACTCGGTGGCTCGACGCCGAGCAGCAGCTGGCGTGGCGTGCCTACCTGCTGGGGACCGCACGCCTGATGGCGAAGCTCGATGACGACCTTCGTCAGTTCGGCGTGGGGATCAACGACTACGAAATCCTCGTCCGGCTCTCCGAGGCGCCCGACCGGCGGCTCCGGATGGCCGACCTGGCCGACCGGCTGCACCAGAGCCGGTCGCGCCTGACCCATACCGTCGGCCGCCTCGAGGCTGCCGAACTGGTCCGCCGTACGTCGTGCACGAGCGACAAGCGCGGCGTCTGGGCCGAGTTGACCGACGCCGGCTTCGCCCTGCTCGAGCAGGCAGCGCCGTACCACGTGGACGGCGTCCGGGAGAACCTGGTCGACCTCGCCACCCCCGACGACTTCGCCGCGGTCGGCCGGGTCTTCGACGCCGTCTCGGAGCACATCGGCCAGCGCTGA
- a CDS encoding GNAT family N-acetyltransferase, producing the protein MEIRAAGPGDVDQAVALHDSLVPYLVTTRGMLTRRLAGPVVPGRATFAAFDGGELVGWATTGLIGGSDPLDGELRLLVRPEHRRRGIGTQLLEATHANLREAGATTARVFADPSSVEWAARFGYRQTRRVVYAGIDPRQAQDQPEPPSAVDLVVLTDVRPEALYAVDVVAQRTKPGDAKISARPYDEWLAAVWQSEDTVLDVSVAATYRDEIVAFTLGLGDHTMIWSKMTSTLPEYRGRGLAKLVKAAALHRAANAGVRGAYTANYDGNTPMLAVNDWLGYQRIATHAVLICPL; encoded by the coding sequence ATGGAGATCAGGGCGGCCGGACCGGGGGATGTCGATCAGGCGGTTGCGCTGCACGACTCGCTCGTGCCTTACCTGGTGACCACTCGGGGCATGCTGACCCGCCGGCTTGCGGGACCGGTCGTCCCGGGCAGGGCGACGTTCGCGGCGTTCGACGGCGGCGAACTGGTGGGATGGGCAACGACCGGGCTGATCGGCGGGTCGGATCCGCTGGACGGCGAGCTACGGCTGCTGGTCCGGCCGGAGCACCGGCGCCGGGGCATCGGTACACAGTTGCTGGAGGCAACGCACGCGAACCTGCGGGAGGCGGGCGCGACGACCGCCCGGGTGTTCGCGGATCCGTCCTCGGTCGAGTGGGCCGCGCGGTTCGGGTACCGGCAGACGCGGCGGGTGGTCTACGCGGGCATCGATCCGCGGCAGGCGCAGGACCAGCCCGAGCCGCCGTCCGCCGTAGACCTGGTCGTGCTCACCGACGTACGGCCGGAGGCTCTGTACGCCGTCGACGTCGTTGCCCAGCGCACCAAGCCGGGTGACGCGAAGATCTCCGCGCGGCCGTACGACGAGTGGCTCGCCGCCGTGTGGCAGTCCGAGGACACGGTGCTCGACGTGAGCGTGGCGGCGACGTACCGCGACGAGATCGTGGCGTTCACGCTGGGCCTCGGCGACCACACGATGATCTGGTCCAAGATGACGTCGACGCTGCCGGAGTACCGCGGCCGGGGCCTCGCGAAGCTGGTGAAGGCGGCCGCCCTGCACCGTGCCGCCAACGCCGGCGTACGAGGCGCCTACACCGCCAACTACGACGGCAACACGCCCATGCTCGCCGTCAACGACTGGCTCGGCTACCAGCGGATCGCCACGCACGCCGTCCTGATCTGCCCCCTCTGA
- a CDS encoding TIGR03086 family metal-binding protein, with protein MTIVENDPRPLFVRALDQTQQLVTTTDPEHLALPTPCDDYDVRTLLGHLLSVVARINLALNGGDPLTIPVVATGVDDVPTTWKERRVALDATLTEDAVLGRTCRLPWGTLPGAAAIAGYTGELTTHSWDLAKATGRLSALDDAVATQVLPMVQRFIPAGQRGGHVPFGPVVQVPDDASPYDQLAAWQGRQP; from the coding sequence ATGACCATCGTTGAGAACGACCCTCGCCCACTGTTCGTCCGCGCCCTCGACCAGACGCAGCAGCTCGTCACCACCACGGACCCCGAGCACCTCGCGCTGCCCACACCGTGCGACGACTACGACGTCCGTACCCTGCTCGGCCATCTGCTCTCGGTCGTCGCGCGGATCAACCTGGCCCTGAACGGCGGCGACCCGTTGACCATCCCGGTCGTGGCCACAGGCGTCGACGACGTACCGACCACGTGGAAGGAACGTCGCGTAGCGCTCGACGCAACCCTGACCGAGGACGCAGTTCTCGGCCGGACCTGCAGGCTGCCGTGGGGCACGCTGCCAGGTGCTGCCGCGATCGCCGGCTACACGGGTGAGCTCACGACGCACTCCTGGGACCTGGCCAAGGCTACGGGTCGTCTGAGCGCGCTGGACGATGCTGTGGCGACACAGGTCCTTCCGATGGTGCAGCGGTTCATCCCGGCCGGCCAGCGCGGCGGCCACGTCCCGTTCGGCCCGGTGGTCCAGGTGCCCGACGACGCATCGCCGTACGACCAGCTGGCCGCGTGGCAGGGCCGTCAGCCCTAG
- a CDS encoding acetyl-CoA C-acetyltransferase has product MPEAVIVSTARSPIGRAHKGSLTTIRPDDLAVQMIQAAVEKAGLTGDQIEDLALGCAEPHDEHGGNMARRVAVQLGWDNTPATTVNRFCASSTQTARMAFHAIKAGEGDIFVSAGVECVSRYKNFGSAGVGDPSSFNPVFTDAVARTEKYAETNDTWHDPRADGQLPDIYISMGQTAENVATLRGISRADQDVFGVRSQNLAEKAINNGFFEREITPVTLPDGTVVSKDDGPRAGTSLEKVSQLQPVFRPDGTVTAGNCCPLNDGAAAVVIMSDTKARELGLTPLARIVSTGVSGLSPEIMGLGPVEASKQALARAGMSIGDIDLVEINEAFAVQVIGSARELGIDEDRLNVHGGAIALGHPFGSTGARIMTTLVNGLQFEDKQFGLETMCVGGGQGMAIVLERLS; this is encoded by the coding sequence ATGCCTGAAGCAGTCATCGTGTCCACGGCGCGTTCGCCGATCGGGCGTGCGCACAAGGGGTCGCTGACCACGATCCGTCCGGACGACCTCGCCGTACAGATGATCCAGGCGGCGGTCGAGAAGGCCGGGCTGACCGGAGACCAGATCGAGGACCTGGCGCTCGGGTGTGCGGAGCCGCACGACGAGCACGGAGGGAACATGGCCCGCCGGGTCGCGGTGCAGCTCGGCTGGGACAACACGCCGGCGACGACCGTGAACCGGTTCTGCGCGTCGTCGACACAGACCGCGCGGATGGCGTTCCACGCGATCAAGGCCGGTGAGGGCGACATCTTCGTCAGCGCCGGTGTCGAGTGCGTGTCGCGGTACAAGAACTTCGGGTCGGCCGGGGTCGGGGACCCGAGCTCGTTCAACCCGGTCTTCACCGACGCGGTGGCGCGCACGGAGAAGTACGCCGAGACCAACGACACCTGGCACGACCCGCGCGCGGACGGGCAGCTCCCGGACATCTACATCTCGATGGGGCAGACCGCGGAGAACGTCGCGACGCTGCGCGGTATCAGCCGCGCGGACCAGGACGTCTTCGGCGTCCGCTCGCAGAACCTGGCCGAGAAGGCGATCAACAACGGCTTCTTCGAGCGTGAGATCACGCCGGTGACGCTGCCGGACGGGACCGTCGTGAGCAAGGACGACGGGCCGCGGGCCGGTACGTCGCTGGAGAAGGTCAGCCAGCTGCAGCCGGTGTTCCGCCCCGACGGCACGGTGACGGCCGGCAACTGCTGCCCGTTGAACGACGGTGCCGCGGCGGTCGTGATCATGAGCGACACCAAGGCGCGGGAGCTCGGGCTGACGCCGCTGGCGCGGATCGTCTCGACGGGTGTCAGCGGTCTGTCGCCGGAGATCATGGGCCTCGGTCCGGTGGAGGCGTCGAAGCAGGCGCTGGCGCGGGCCGGGATGAGCATCGGCGACATCGACCTGGTCGAGATCAACGAGGCGTTCGCGGTCCAGGTGATCGGGTCGGCGCGCGAGCTCGGCATCGACGAGGACCGGCTGAACGTGCACGGCGGCGCGATCGCGCTCGGGCACCCGTTCGGGTCGACCGGTGCGCGGATCATGACCACGCTGGTGAACGGGCTGCAGTTCGAGGACAAGCAGTTCGGCCTGGAGACCATGTGTGTCGGCGGCGGGCAGGGCATGGCGATCGTGCTCGAGCGCCTCAGCTGA
- a CDS encoding GNAT family N-acetyltransferase, which translates to MRTRAVVRQAVADDAEAVAAVRRVVYPYKAMSPAALRHMITVQSPGERFLPLVAERDGELVAWGSAGLNVWTSEPGQSEVTIYVHPEYRKQGIGSELADRLHQHLTEVGAVRVRTFVHPDGLEFARNLGYDGTRQMHYAGLELTGLPEQPPTPEGIELVSFDAVDPRTAYTADTIVSLDEPSDSPLDAVEFDQWLDEIWNSPSMDKSLSVGAMAGDELVAFTVVETAVDRMWSGMTGTIPGYRGRGLAKLVKSAALRRAAAAGIASAYTSNDDENGPMIAVNNWLGYRRVQTELGLLRTL; encoded by the coding sequence ATGAGGACTCGGGCAGTGGTGCGGCAGGCCGTGGCGGACGACGCGGAGGCGGTGGCGGCGGTACGTCGGGTGGTGTACCCGTACAAGGCGATGTCGCCCGCTGCCCTCCGGCACATGATCACCGTGCAGTCGCCGGGCGAGCGGTTCCTCCCGCTGGTCGCCGAACGCGATGGTGAGCTGGTCGCCTGGGGATCGGCCGGCCTGAACGTCTGGACGAGCGAACCCGGCCAGTCCGAGGTGACCATCTACGTCCATCCGGAGTACCGCAAGCAGGGCATCGGCAGCGAGCTCGCCGACCGGCTGCACCAGCACCTGACCGAGGTCGGCGCGGTCCGGGTGCGGACGTTCGTGCACCCCGATGGTCTCGAGTTCGCCCGCAACCTCGGGTACGACGGGACCCGGCAGATGCACTACGCAGGCCTCGAGCTGACGGGGCTGCCCGAGCAGCCGCCGACGCCGGAAGGGATCGAGCTGGTCAGCTTCGACGCTGTCGACCCGCGGACGGCGTACACGGCCGACACGATCGTTTCGCTGGACGAGCCGAGCGACTCGCCGCTGGACGCCGTCGAGTTCGACCAGTGGCTCGACGAGATCTGGAACAGCCCGTCGATGGACAAGTCGCTCAGCGTCGGTGCGATGGCCGGCGACGAGCTGGTCGCGTTCACCGTGGTCGAGACCGCCGTTGACCGGATGTGGTCGGGCATGACCGGCACGATTCCGGGGTACCGGGGACGAGGCCTCGCGAAGCTGGTGAAGTCGGCCGCGCTGCGTCGTGCGGCAGCGGCCGGGATCGCTTCGGCGTACACCTCGAACGACGACGAGAACGGCCCGATGATTGCCGTCAACAACTGGCTCGGCTACCGCCGCGTACAGACCGAACTCGGCCTGCTGCGAACCCTCTGA